The stretch of DNA GTTATGGCCTTGATGCCATTGTCGTCCCAGGGACCACCTTCAAGGTAGTTAAAGCCGAAAAGCAGGTACAACCTAAAGACATCACCACCGAACTTCTCAATATATGGATCCGGAGAAACCACGTTGCCCTTAGATTTACTCATTTTTTCTCCATCAGCTCCGAGTATGATACCCTGGTGCACCAGAGATTTAAAGGGCTCGGTAAAGCTCACATAGCCCATGTCCTTAAGTGCCATGACGATGAATCGAGCATAGAGCAGATGCATTACGGCATGCTCAGGGCCGCCCACGTACATGTCGACAGGGAGCATTTTGTTAATCCACAGAGGGTTCCACGCTTCGTTTTCGTTATTGTTGTCGGGATAACGTAGGAAGTACCAAGACGAGTCGACAAAGGTGTCCAAGGTATCGGTTTCTCTTTTTGCTTTTTCGCCGCACTTAGGACATGTCGTGCTCCAGAACTCCTCAGATTTCGCCAGAGGAGATTGCCCGTCAGGTGAAAAATCTACGTCATATGGTAGCAAAACCGGCAACTCGCTGGTTGGGACCGGCACGGTGCCACAGCACTCACAGTAGACTATCGGTATGGGCGCACCCCAGTACCTTTGACGGGAGACAAGCCAGTCTCGCAAGCGATAGGTCGTGGTATGGCGGGCTTTACTCCCCTGCGCCTGCAACGCATCGACAATTGTCTGGCGCGCGACTTCCGAAGTTAACCCTGTGAAAATGCCGCTATTGACCAAGATACCGTCGTCGACAAAAGGTAGCTCCTCCTCGGTGTGCGAAGTCGGTCCACTGATGACTCGCCTAATCGGCAAACCAAAGGCCCTGGCGAAGTCATAGTCTCTGGTATCGTGTCCTGGCACTGCCATCACGGCACCAGTGCCATAGCTAGCGAGCACATAGTCGGCCGTCCATACGGCAAGGCGCTCTGCCGTCACGGGGTGCAGCACATAGGCGCCAGTAAAGAAGCCGGTCTTATCCTTGGTGGTGGAGAGGCGATCTATTTCACTCTGTTTCTTGGTCATTTCCTGATAGTTCACTACTTCCGCCAGGCAATCAGCAGTGGTGATTTTGTCGAGAAGTGGGTGCTCTGGGGCGATCACAACATAAGTACAACCGAGCAAAGTGTCCGCGCGGGTGGTAAAAACCTCTACTGCCTCACCGCTATTCTCTAAATTAAAGACGAGGGTAGCACCATGGCTCTTACCGATCCAGTTTCTTTGCATCGCCTTCGTTTTATCGGGCCAGTTAATGTGTGCATGACCTGCTAAGAGCTCTTCGGCATAGGCCGTGATCTTAAAGAACCACTGCGTCAGGTTTCTCTTAGTAACCTCCATGCTGCAACGCTCACATACACCATGCTCCACCTGCTCATTAGCCAAAGAGGTATTGCAACTAGGACACCAATTGACCGGCGCTTCCTTGCGGTACGCTAGCCCATGCTCGAAGAGTTTAAGAAACAACCATTGCGTCCACTTGTAGTAGCTAGGGTCGCAAGTAACTACCTCGTAGTCCCAGTCAAAAGAGGCTCCCATGGCGCGTAGCTGCCGCCGCATGGTATCGATGTTGCTCATAGTCGAGTCTTTTGGGTGTATACCCGTTTTAATGGCATAATTCTCAGCGGGCAAACCAAAGGCGTCAAAGCCCATGGGATGAAAAACTTCATGTCCTTGCATGCGTTTTACTCTCGCCCAAGAATCGGTTAGGCCAAAGTTCCACCAATGCCCCACATGCAACTTGGCTCCAGAGGGGTACGAGAACATCTCTAGGCAGTAGAGCTTCTTCTCAACCTTGCTGGGGTTAAACTTGTAGAGGTCGTTTTCATGCCACAAGGCTTGCCACTTGATGTCCGTGTGCTTACCGTACTTTGCCATGGTTCGCATCTCCTTTTCCTATAAAAAATAAGGCCTTTCATCTCAGCTAAGAGACGAAAGGCCTTGCTTCCGCGGTACCACTCTAATTGACGCCGAAGCGTCCACTCGTAGCAGGTAACGGTGCTACCCGGTTCCAACTCCAAGGTGAGAGGTAGGACGGAGCGCAACTGTCTCGCACCAGACGACAGCTCTCTTGTGCACTGCACACCCCACGATTCCTTATCACCGTTGTTGTTAGAATACTAGCATGCCCTGCTGCCCATGTCAACTCGCTAATTGTTGTCGAGACCGAGGGCGTCCTTAGGACAGGCCACGACACAAAGTCCGCAGCCCTTGCAGCGAGCGTCATTGACTAGAACCTTTTTCGACTCAGGAAGAAAGGCGATAACATTAGCTTCTGGGCAAACAAAAATACACATTTTGCATCCGATGCACTTCTCTTTATCTAGCTTAACAGCCACATACATAGTGTTACGGCCTCCTTTTAGACGCTAACTGCGCTGGGAATCATAAACTCATATACGGCGCTTCCGCCTCGTTCGACGATTTCCATGTTCTTTTCCACCAATTGCTCTAGCTTGCCGAACTTGCTCTTTACCACATCATCTAGAGCTGCGGTAGTAGCCGAGGCGACAAATTTGCCGCCACCAAAACGCTCAGCAATAGAATCTCTAACGGCAGTTACGGTCACTAGATCAGGTGCGATGGCCATTAATCCACCTAGCATGGCGATGTTAGTCGACAGTTCAGTGCCGGCAACCTCTAAGGCTACTTTGGTAGCAGGTACGTAGAACACCCGAGCATTGAGCTCCACTAACTTGGCAATTTCTTCTTCGCTGAGCGGCAGAATTTCGTCAGAATTAATGAGCATGATACCGCCTGGCTGCAGTCCGTCAAAGAACGGCATGGTGTAACACTTGCCCATGGTAATGACGTGGGGGTGGAAAACCATAATGATGTTAGGGAATAACACTTCGCCTCGTTCATGTATGGCACCGTCTGAGATGCGCACATAACTCTCTGCAGGGGCTAAACGCTTTTCCGCGCCGAAGAAGGGATTGACGATACTTGTTAAGCCGTCTCGCGTCGCGGCAGCGCCCAAAATATGAGCCGCCGTCACAACACCTTGTCCACCCAAGCCGGACATGCGAAGATTTACTTTCTTTGCCACTACTTGCTCCCCCCTTCGAGCTTGTCTAGCATCTCTTGGGCCGCGGGAGTGATATATTCCCGTTGCTTAAATACGCCGTCCTTCTCAAGCTTCTTGATGCGCGAGATGGTGTCATTATTCTTGAACTTGTAGTTAGTGGGGCAAGGCGTTAGCACTTGAACGTAGGTGGGGCCCACCTCGCGCGCTAAAATGATCGCCCGACGAATCATTTTCTCCATTTTGCGAGGTTGCGATGGCGAACATACAGCCACATAGACGCAACCTGCTTCTCTAGCAAGCTCCGGCATCGAAATCTTGGGGAAATTTTTCCCCTTAGGCGCCATGTAGAGTACCGCGCCTTCTTGGGACATACCGCTCTCTTGACCACCGGTATTGGCGTAGGCTTCATTATCTAGCATGATGGTGGTGATGTTCTCGCGGCGGAACCAAGAGTGCATGACCATGTCGAGACCAATGTCGGCAGTCGCACCATCTCCAGCGACAACCACAACATCTTTAACTTTGTCGGGAAAACGCAGTTTCAGGGCGCGCTTTAGTCCAGAGGCAACCGAGTTCTGGTTGCCAAACAAGGAGTGAATGTTTTGCACTGCGGCCTGTGGGAACACAAGCGAGCTACAGCCAGTTGAGCCTACCACAATTGTGTCCTCGGGAGCCGGCAAAGAGGCCAGAAAAATACGCAGCGCTAGGGCTAAACCACAGCCAGCACATAGGGGATGCTCTTCCAGGAGCTCTTTAAATGTGCCAAGTTCAGCGACGCCCACATCTCTGCCATAAGGACCGTTAGCGATTAGTTCCCGGTACTCAGCCGGGATGATATCGGCAAAAGCCGGGGACATAGTTAGGATCTTCTTAGTCATGCCCAGCACCTCCTGATTTCTGCCAAAATGCTCTGTGCTGGCATAGTCATCCCACCGTAAACGCGGGGGGCACCGATCACTTTGGCGTTGTCATCGATAATCGACTTAATCTCGCGTGCGAGCCAGCCAACGCGGTTAAATTCCGGCACGATAACAGCCTTAGCTTTCTTGGTTAAGGTGCGGATTTCTTCCGTGGGGAAGGGTCTAACACATTTTACTTTAATCAAGCCAACGCTAAGACCCTCTTGCTTGGCCAACTGTATGGCCTCGCGAGAGATGGAGACAGCTGTACCCGAAGTAACGATCAAAACGTCAGCATCGGCATTTTCAACCTCTACCAAGCCACCGAGGTAGTTGGAAATAGAGGGACGGGCACGCTCTGCGGCAGCCATAACTTCTTGCTGCCATGAAGCGTGAGCGGCGTAGCTAACGAAATTACTCTTCATGACAAAGGGATCACGCATTTGACGGAAGGGCACGTTCTCCATGTCCATTACCGGCACGGGAGCGCTGTATGGGTTGTAAGGTGGTAACTTCATGTCTACTGGGGCGACTTCTATCGTTTCACGCGTATGCGTGACGAAGAAGCCGTCGGCAAAAACGCCTACCGGAATATGAACCTCAGTCTGTTCAGCTATAGGGAAGGCTTTAAGGAGAAAATCATGCAGGTCTTGTGCATTCTCAGCGTGTAGCATGATAATGCCGGTATCTAGTAAGTAGGACATTTCAATGGTGTCAGGCTGAATAGTCAAAGGAGAATTGACCCCACGGGTCATAAAGGCACACACGATCGGTAGCCTAGCACCTGACCAGGTGGAGAACAACTCGAAAGCACGCAGCGTACCCGGGCCACCCGTAGCTGTGAAAACACGCACGCCACCCATCGCAGCGCCAGCCACGGCTGACATTACGGCAAACTCGTTCTCGCCGCGGAAATACTCACGGATGTAACCTTCTTTGTAGATGTCCCCTACTAGGTGCATGCTCTCGGACTGAGGAGTGATCGGGTACGAGATAGCCATATCCACATTCGCACGCTTAATAGCTTCCCTGACGGCCTCACTTCCGGTGATAAACACAGGTTCGCGTTTGGCCTCGAAAAAGAGATGTTCCGGACTAACTACCCTCTGCAAACTACTTACCCCCTTCGGCCATCTGCCGTTTCTTCTCCTTAACAATAACCGTCAACTCTTGTATTTTGGCTAAGTTGACATCCCGCAGGCTAATCATGGCGTCCTCGTGCCCCGCTTCGCCGCAGAGAGCGATAGTGTAGCAGCTGGTGCCGCCACGAATAATCTTGAGGGCGACATTGGCATAATGACAGTGCACGCCAACGAATACGCATACGTCGATTTTGTTGTGCCAAATAGTTAGGTTAGGATGGTTAGGGTTAATTTCGATGGCGGGATTGATCATGGGGTACTTGGGGCGATAGTCGGGCATGGGGATTACTCCTGCGCCGACGGCCTCGGCCAGTTCACGCACGGCTTGGGCTCTTTCCGCCACCCCATCTTTCCATGCCCATAATAATAGAGGCCCTGGGAAGAAGAATGGTCTTTTAGCGGAGAGGAGTTTCTCGGCAATCTTGTGCAGTGCCTCGTTATCAGACACGATTTTGCCTTCTACTAAGGCATCACCTTTGCTGGGGAGCTCGACCCCCATCACCGCTGCCGCCGGTGGCAAGTAGCCTTCCGGTCCGGCTAAAACTTGGTACTCTTGAGTCATCTAGTACTACCTCCTTTACTCTCATCCATCACTACATGAGAACTAATGTGGTTGTGCCATGCAATCGTGTTGTCAGAATGCACTCGAAGTAATCATAATTTATTGCCTGATATTTGTCTAGATTGCTTCGTGAATATTATATCACAAAGAAGTGCCCGCAATTTTGCGGACACCCCAGTAACTGTTATGGAATCTAAGCCAAAGATAGGCTAGCGCACTGTAGAATAGGGGTCTGCGACATCCCAGGCCTCAAAACGGGTAGTTGGTTCTTCGTTTTCAACTAACGGGTCATTATGGTAATTCCATCTCCCTAAGGTTTCGGGAAACAAGCATGCATAAGCCTCGTGATCTGGGCCATAGGCTGTACAAGGGTCCGCCAAGAACGCATCGTGGTGTGCTCTAACATTTCTACGTCTGTCCAAAGTCTCGCCCGCCCTTCTTGTCTCTGTAACATTAGCATGCGCGAAAAGGCGGCAACTATGTGTGGTTAACGGGTCGGTAAGTATAGGCGCTGCCCTGGTTGTATGAGCACTGATTTGTGGAGCTCATTCAACTTGCGCAGGCGAAACACATACTGGCGTAAGTCTGTATTGGTCGGTGCGAAGCGTTCGGCGAGACCCCACAAGGTATCGCCCCTTTCGACGACATAAACTTCTGGTGCCGTTTTATCGGCAGCCCGTGTAGGGCTCACGAAAAAAATCACAGCTAGGATGATTAAGACACAACCAGCCAAGGAGAGAATTTTAAACACCATCGCACCTCCGAACATTTGTTCTTAGGTACAAGTGTACAATCATATGTTCGCCTTTGTCAATAGGAAACCAAACTAGTGTTTGACCCGTCTGCCATAGTTGTGCTATAATTTTGCCAACATATCTGAGGGGGCGGAGTTGCGTTGAAGAATGGTTTGACGAAGCGTCAGCTGGCGATATTAGAGTTTATCAAGCAGGAAGTCCGCATTAAGGGATACCCGCCTTCGGTCAGAGAGATAGCCCTAGCAGTTGGTTTAAGCTCTAGTGCCACTGCCCATAGTCACTTGGCCCGCCTCGAGGAAAAGGGCTACATACGCCGCGACCCTACAAAGCCGCGCGCTATAGAAGTATTAGACGGGGCTCCTTTCGTCGCTCCCCCGGCCCACACCGTATCTTTGCCCATTATGGGCCGAGTTACTGCGGGCCAACCCATACTGGCAGTAGAGAACATCGAAGATTATCTTGACATCTCTACGCACTTGACCCCATCGGGTGAGATTTTCGTCCTCAACATCGAGGGCGACTCTATGATCGAGGCAGGCATACATAATGGCGACATGGTACTAGTGCGCAAACAAAACACTGCTCAAAATGGAGATGTAGTAGTTGCCCTTCTAGGAGAAGAGGCCACCGTCAAAACCTACTACCGCGAACCGGCCCGCATACGCCTCCAACCCGAGAATCGCACTATGGCCCCTATCTACAGTACCGAGGTCATCGTGCTTGGCAAGGTAGTAGGGTTGTACAGACTATTTTAGATACATCGCCAAAAAGGCTGCCTTGCATTTTGCAGGGCAGCCTTTTTGTCACAACTACTTATCAACTGACTTGTGCTGCTGCTCTGTCTTCGCCCTAGCGGCAGCCAAACGAGCTACAGGCACGCGAAAAGGCGAACAACTTACGTAGTCTAGGCCTAGTTCATGGCAGAAGGCGATGCTAGTCGGCTCTCCGCCATGTTCGCCGCAAATGCCCACCTTGAGACCTAGGTTTGCTCCGCGCCCCTCTCTAAAAGCCATGCGCATCAATTGTCCTACGCCTAGAACATCGAGAACTGCAAAAGGATTATGCTCTAGCACATCCTGCGCGATATACGCCGGCAGAAACTTGCCCTCCGCATCGTCGCGGCTAAAGCCAAAAGTCATCTGGGTAAGGTCATTGGTACCAAAGGAGAAGAAATCGGCATGCTTGGCGATTTCTCGAGCCAAGAGACAAGCCCTAGGCACTTCAATCATACTGCCTATAGGGACGACACCCGGTGCTAAAGGCGCTGCAAAAACCTCTTTCCACTTTGTTTCGGCCAGCCGCCTCATCAACACCAGCTCACGATGATCGGCCACTAGGGGAATCATTATTTCCGGCTGGGGTCTAAACCCTTCTCTGAGGAGGTCAGCTGTGGCCAGAGCAATGGCTTCAACTTGCATGGCATAGATACTTGGCACCGTTATACCGAGGCGGCAGCCACGGTGTCCAAGCATGGGGTTAGTTTCATGCAGGCGATCTACGGCCCTTAAGGCCCTTTCGGCACGAACACGGGTGCCATGGTCACTCGCTCGGGCGATTTGCTCCTTCAACTCCTCGCGGCTAGGCAAGAACTCATGCAAGGGAGGGTCGAGAAGGCGTATCGTCACTGGGTACCCGTCCATGGCCTTTAAAATACCGTAGAAGTCACTGCGTTGCATGGGCAAAAGCTTCTGCAATAGAGCTTCCCTGTCTTCTTCGTGTTCAGCCATAATCATGGCCTGCACAATTGGTAGCCGCTCCGCTTCCATGAACATATGCTCAGTGCGACAAAGACCGATGCCTTGTGCCCCAAAGCGGCGCGCGAGTGTGGCGTCTTTTGGATTGTCGGCATTAGCCCTCACCTTTAGAGCGGCCTCACTATCGGCAATCTCGAGCAAGCGCCAAAAATCATCGCTCAGTTCAGGCTCCACGAGGGGCACCTCCCCTAAAAACACTTTACCTGTCGTGCCATCGAGAGACAAAGTACTACCTTCTTTAAGAACATGTTCTCCGACGGTCACAGTCCCTTGCGAAAAATCGAAGGAGAGCGCATCAGCACCGCACACGCAAGGCTTGCCCATGCCACGCGCTACGACAGCCGCATGGCTGGTCATGCCGCCACGGCTGGTCAAAATGCCCTGACTCGCGATTATACCCTGTATATCATCTGGTGAGGTCTCTGGCCTTACCAGGAGCACTTTGTACCCGTTCTTAGTAAAGCGCAGAGCTGCTTCGTTACTATAGGCGATGACCCCGCAGGCCGCGCCAGGGGATGCTGGTAATCCAGAGGTTAGGACACTCGGTTTCTGTGCATAATCGATGCTGCGGTGTAGCATCTGCTCAATCTGTTCTGGTGTCACTCTTGACAAAAGCATGGCTCGGTCAATTTTTTGGTTATCAAACATTTCTATGGCGATACTAAGAGCTGCCCTAGGACTTCGCTTGCCCACCCTAGTTTGTAGAAGGTAGAGCTGGCCTTCTTCCACTGTGAATTCTATGTCTTGCATGTCGCCATAGTGATCTTCTAAAAGCTCGGCAGTTGCCACAAGTGCCTTGTAGGCGTTAGGCGCAAGTCGCTCCAACGCGGTTATATCTTCTGGTGTTCGAGTACCTGAAACTACATCCTCTCCCTGAGCGCGTGCCAGAAACTCGCCAAAGAGCCGCTTTTCACCTGTCGACGGGTTGCGCGTAAAACACACACCCGTGCCAGAATTGGCCCCTAAGTTGCCAAAAACCATGGCCTGTACTGTCACCGCTGTTCCCAAGGAGTCTGGAATATGGTGTAGGCGGCGGTATACTTTCGCCCGCTCATTTTGCCAACTGGCAAAGACCGCGCTGACCGCCTGTAAGAGAGCCTCCTTTGGCGAATCAGGAAAGGGCCTGCCAGTATGCGCCTTTACTAGACGCAAGTACTGCGTGATTAGCTTTCTCAGGGCTTCTACGGGGAGATCGCGGTCGTATTTGATTTTTTCTGCAAAAAGCAGTTCCTCCATAGCGTCAGAAAAAGCAGAGTGCGGTACCTGCAGAACAATTTCACTAAATTTTTCTATGTAGCGGCGATAACAATCCAGAGCAAATCGCAGCGACGTTACCTCGGCCAAACCCGCTGTGACATCGGCACTAATCCCTAAATTAAGAATGGTATCCATCATGCCCGGCATAGAGTATTCTGCCCCTGACCGTACCGACAGGAGTAAGGGATTATGTGGGTCACCGAAACGCTTGCCCGTAGCAGTCTCTAAGGTGACTATCGCCACCTGCAAGTCATCCAGCAACCCCTGCGTTA from Bacillota bacterium encodes:
- a CDS encoding ferredoxin oxidoreductase, producing the protein MTKKILTMSPAFADIIPAEYRELIANGPYGRDVGVAELGTFKELLEEHPLCAGCGLALALRIFLASLPAPEDTIVVGSTGCSSLVFPQAAVQNIHSLFGNQNSVASGLKRALKLRFPDKVKDVVVVAGDGATADIGLDMVMHSWFRRENITTIMLDNEAYANTGGQESGMSQEGAVLYMAPKGKNFPKISMPELAREAGCVYVAVCSPSQPRKMEKMIRRAIILAREVGPTYVQVLTPCPTNYKFKNNDTISRIKKLEKDGVFKQREYITPAAQEMLDKLEGGSK
- a CDS encoding 4Fe-4S binding protein: MYVAVKLDKEKCIGCKMCIFVCPEANVIAFLPESKKVLVNDARCKGCGLCVVACPKDALGLDNN
- a CDS encoding LysM peptidoglycan-binding domain-containing protein, translated to MVFKILSLAGCVLIILAVIFFVSPTRAADKTAPEVYVVERGDTLWGLAERFAPTNTDLRQYVFRLRKLNELHKSVLIQPGQRLYLPTR
- the ppdK gene encoding pyruvate, phosphate dikinase, with translation MEEKRMYFFGEGSKDMRAVLGGKGAGLAEMTRIGLPVPPGFTITTAACREYYLQGELTQGLLDDLQVAIVTLETATGKRFGDPHNPLLLSVRSGAEYSMPGMMDTILNLGISADVTAGLAEVTSLRFALDCYRRYIEKFSEIVLQVPHSAFSDAMEELLFAEKIKYDRDLPVEALRKLITQYLRLVKAHTGRPFPDSPKEALLQAVSAVFASWQNERAKVYRRLHHIPDSLGTAVTVQAMVFGNLGANSGTGVCFTRNPSTGEKRLFGEFLARAQGEDVVSGTRTPEDITALERLAPNAYKALVATAELLEDHYGDMQDIEFTVEEGQLYLLQTRVGKRSPRAALSIAIEMFDNQKIDRAMLLSRVTPEQIEQMLHRSIDYAQKPSVLTSGLPASPGAACGVIAYSNEAALRFTKNGYKVLLVRPETSPDDIQGIIASQGILTSRGGMTSHAAVVARGMGKPCVCGADALSFDFSQGTVTVGEHVLKEGSTLSLDGTTGKVFLGEVPLVEPELSDDFWRLLEIADSEAALKVRANADNPKDATLARRFGAQGIGLCRTEHMFMEAERLPIVQAMIMAEHEEDREALLQKLLPMQRSDFYGILKAMDGYPVTIRLLDPPLHEFLPSREELKEQIARASDHGTRVRAERALRAVDRLHETNPMLGHRGCRLGITVPSIYAMQVEAIALATADLLREGFRPQPEIMIPLVADHRELVLMRRLAETKWKEVFAAPLAPGVVPIGSMIEVPRACLLAREIAKHADFFSFGTNDLTQMTFGFSRDDAEGKFLPAYIAQDVLEHNPFAVLDVLGVGQLMRMAFREGRGANLGLKVGICGEHGGEPTSIAFCHELGLDYVSCSPFRVPVARLAAARAKTEQQHKSVDK
- a CDS encoding ferredoxin oxidoreductase, producing the protein MLRRRNGRWPKGVSSLQRVVSPEHLFFEAKREPVFITGSEAVREAIKRANVDMAISYPITPQSESMHLVGDIYKEGYIREYFRGENEFAVMSAVAGAAMGGVRVFTATGGPGTLRAFELFSTWSGARLPIVCAFMTRGVNSPLTIQPDTIEMSYLLDTGIIMLHAENAQDLHDFLLKAFPIAEQTEVHIPVGVFADGFFVTHTRETIEVAPVDMKLPPYNPYSAPVPVMDMENVPFRQMRDPFVMKSNFVSYAAHASWQQEVMAAAERARPSISNYLGGLVEVENADADVLIVTSGTAVSISREAIQLAKQEGLSVGLIKVKCVRPFPTEEIRTLTKKAKAVIVPEFNRVGWLAREIKSIIDDNAKVIGAPRVYGGMTMPAQSILAEIRRCWA
- a CDS encoding carbon monoxide dehydrogenase, encoding MTQEYQVLAGPEGYLPPAAAVMGVELPSKGDALVEGKIVSDNEALHKIAEKLLSAKRPFFFPGPLLLWAWKDGVAERAQAVRELAEAVGAGVIPMPDYRPKYPMINPAIEINPNHPNLTIWHNKIDVCVFVGVHCHYANVALKIIRGGTSCYTIALCGEAGHEDAMISLRDVNLAKIQELTVIVKEKKRQMAEGGK
- the leuS gene encoding leucine--tRNA ligase, which codes for MAKYGKHTDIKWQALWHENDLYKFNPSKVEKKLYCLEMFSYPSGAKLHVGHWWNFGLTDSWARVKRMQGHEVFHPMGFDAFGLPAENYAIKTGIHPKDSTMSNIDTMRRQLRAMGASFDWDYEVVTCDPSYYKWTQWLFLKLFEHGLAYRKEAPVNWCPSCNTSLANEQVEHGVCERCSMEVTKRNLTQWFFKITAYAEELLAGHAHINWPDKTKAMQRNWIGKSHGATLVFNLENSGEAVEVFTTRADTLLGCTYVVIAPEHPLLDKITTADCLAEVVNYQEMTKKQSEIDRLSTTKDKTGFFTGAYVLHPVTAERLAVWTADYVLASYGTGAVMAVPGHDTRDYDFARAFGLPIRRVISGPTSHTEEELPFVDDGILVNSGIFTGLTSEVARQTIVDALQAQGSKARHTTTYRLRDWLVSRQRYWGAPIPIVYCECCGTVPVPTSELPVLLPYDVDFSPDGQSPLAKSEEFWSTTCPKCGEKAKRETDTLDTFVDSSWYFLRYPDNNNENEAWNPLWINKMLPVDMYVGGPEHAVMHLLYARFIVMALKDMGYVSFTEPFKSLVHQGIILGADGEKMSKSKGNVVSPDPYIEKFGGDVFRLYLLFGFNYLEGGPWDDNGIKAITRYVERVERVVERAGEYQGSKSQPLGRHEKELNYALHRAIQGITNDVVDFGFNTCVSRLMELTNALYRYDAEAPTHNATFVREVVGTFVRLLAPFAPHLAEELWADLGHVTSVHNEPWPQCDPSALVREVVELAVQVNGRLRDKVEVPSDADEETVKAMAMQAEKVLPFLTGATVRKVIVVKGSLVNIVIG
- a CDS encoding 2-oxoacid:acceptor oxidoreductase family protein, with protein sequence MAKKVNLRMSGLGGQGVVTAAHILGAAATRDGLTSIVNPFFGAEKRLAPAESYVRISDGAIHERGEVLFPNIIMVFHPHVITMGKCYTMPFFDGLQPGGIMLINSDEILPLSEEEIAKLVELNARVFYVPATKVALEVAGTELSTNIAMLGGLMAIAPDLVTVTAVRDSIAERFGGGKFVASATTAALDDVVKSKFGKLEQLVEKNMEIVERGGSAVYEFMIPSAVSV
- the lexA gene encoding transcriptional repressor LexA; protein product: MKNGLTKRQLAILEFIKQEVRIKGYPPSVREIALAVGLSSSATAHSHLARLEEKGYIRRDPTKPRAIEVLDGAPFVAPPAHTVSLPIMGRVTAGQPILAVENIEDYLDISTHLTPSGEIFVLNIEGDSMIEAGIHNGDMVLVRKQNTAQNGDVVVALLGEEATVKTYYREPARIRLQPENRTMAPIYSTEVIVLGKVVGLYRLF